cccccctcctcatgAAGTCTTTATGTGCTGCTTTGCCTTTAGTCTATACTGTCCTCTGCTGGACAACACTGAAATGCAATACGcctctttattttctgtattgtgATTGGATGATTTTATGTGTGATGGAAATTCATGGCTTAAGATACGACTAAATAATTGTCCCAGTaacatgtgtttttcatttaattatgaCCGTGAATTCATGCCTAAAAAGGAAATATAGATAACAACATGTATTGTATTTCACTTTACATCTTTTGCACCGTTACTCATTACTTGTTCTATTTTCTCTGAAGGTAATGGAGTTAGAAATGGTGCCACACTAGGAGGATATGGAGGTATACACCTTGATAAGTTCCTACTTTCTAATgtcaaatatattatttattattagtccAATTTGTGTCAAAGTTAATCCTGTGAGGCTATTGTCACGGTCAATATATACCTACCTTTAACAGTGCCTGCAGGATACGGAGGGCCAAACAGAGGCTTAAAACCTCAAACTACCAAAGGAGTTGGAGCAGTGTCACCTGGTGAAGGTGCTAAAACACTCAGCACTGGTAAGAATGATACATAAATACGTATGACACATGCAATTTTTGTGAATAATGATTACAGGATTTAAAAGTTTctttatgaaaatgtgtttcatagGTTACAGTGGTCCTGCTGGTGTACCTAACGGACATTTGGCCAATACTGGTAAATGCTCCTgtacatgtatttgtttgtgtcagcttTATCTCTCATATGTCGTTATGTTCTCTGTGCtttttgatttaacattttcgcccacatatttttgtttcttagGTTACGGCATGATGCCGAATGGAAAGGGTGCAGGTGCGTCCAATGGAAAGGGCCTTAAAGGAGGAGTTCTCTCTCTTGAGCAGCCGAGTGCAGCACCAGTGGAGGGTGCTACACCTCAACAAGCAACTCGAGGTGCAGCACCTGCTGCCCCAGAGCCGACCAGTGGTATCCTTGTTATGGTGACGCAAGAGAAATATCAAAAGCTGCCTTCACCTGTGCCACAAGGAAAAAGCTACAAACAGACACCACTAATCCCCCAGGCTACACCAGAACCAGCACCAGCTCTTCCTCAAGGCAAAGCCCTAAAGCCTGCACCGGAGCCCACACCAGAACCAGCATCCATGGGTTCAAGAGCAGCCACATCTGGATCTGCATCAGGAGTTCTCCAGGTTAACCCAGCACCagagccagcagcagctctaccTCAAGGCAAGTACCCTGAACCTGAATCTGTACAGTGTTGTGCAGTTTGTCTAATCACTGGTTCCACTATTTAACACTAGTGGAGCTTTACTTGTTTGACCATGTCGTCTTCAACCAAATCAATTAATAACTTTAAAATCACTGTTTGATTGTCCTTACTTTAAAAGATCGCTCCCCTGATGAGGTGAGAGAAAAGATCTGCTCTGTTAGACAGAGctgcatgtatgtatttatatcatAGTAGACAaataatgtttgtgtccaaTCATAGAACAGATAAATACAAACTCTTTGTTGCTAGCGACAAttcaacacttaaaaaacatgttttaattctcattggggttttttttatataattttctctgtcttatggctttaaataaaataaaataaaaatagccaGACACATTTAACTTTTAGTCGAATTAAATTCTTAGTTTTCAATGGAAAACATCAGATAATACTGGGTTCATATCTCACCGACTGTAGCAACAGAATTAAAATTAGTATACAGAAAAGCATATGCACATTTCATATGCACTTAGTGAGTGTAGTTATACTCTGTATCTAGATTGCTTTGTTTAGCATGTTTTGCACTGTTATAACGTTAAAATGAAGTGGCAGAATGTCACTGTACTGTTgattgaaatgtaaaaatgaagtgtgtactgtatgtttgcaaaCATCTCTCAagtttgtttgctgctttgctgtgtgtcacTGAGAAAGTAACCACTGTATtacatattcatgttttattttttgataacAGATATTGTAAGATATCACACTAATGACTCTGTGGTCTGCAGCTGAAGGCGACAAAAGCCAAACTTTCCATTATAAAGTCTTGGTAATTTCCACAGCATTAATGTGGAACATAATAGAGAAAAGTGCTGTTCTCTTGAAACATAAAGctcaaatgaatgtttttatgatttttttttcctgctgccGTAGTTTCATAGTGTTTGAATCTTTAAAATATCAAGAATACAAACTATTCCGTTTTCAATCACTCGGCCTCTCAatgcataatataatatatgatatgtTGCTCTTGAATTTGTACTGTAAATGCACttgtacatgcacaaacatgttgaatctgagaaaaaagaaatttaacTTGGAGGCTTGTCATGTgggtattgtgtgtgtatatatatgtaaatgttcATGAAATGTATGACCTCTAGGTTATGTGACTGGAAGCACTGTGCCTGAGCAAAATGGTGCAGAGGCAGATGTTCTTTTTGGGGTAGACAGCACCAGTGAAGGGGATGCTGCCCCTGAGAGCACCAAATCCCTGAAAACCAAAGCTGTTCCAGAAACAGTGGCAGCTAAAGGTATGGGGAGCATCACCCCTGAAGAAACACTGTCTGTAGGGGTGCCTGAGGTTGCACCAGAAGAAGCTAACATCAAAAGTCAACCTGAGGCAGGACCTGACAGGCTCGGGGTCAAAGGTGTCCCTGCAGGAGAAACTGGTTCTACTGGTAAACTAAATGTTCATCTGGGTGTGTCTAATAGTGTTGTATTgcatggtgatgatgatgactcaGTCCTGTGTTTGTCCTAACTTTAAGTCTGTTGCAGAATTGTGGACATGATCACTCAACGTGTCTTACACTGCaagatttgtgttgttttaatggCTAGGATTCAGTCACACTTTTAAATGCATTCTCACTATCAATATAATAAACTATCTAGACCTATTAAGGTTGATCATGGAGGCATAATGACATAAACAGAGTGAGAAATGCTAAATGTCAACTGGGGAGTGAATCCTAGCCAGTGCTCCTGGTTATATTTGTCATAGCTAGACAGATTTTTGTgtagttttgtgtgttgcatGCTCTCTTCAGAGTCGTGTCATAAAATGACCATTAACTTGTGTTCACTTGTGTTTATCTCTAATGTTGAATCTCTCACCCAACTTTGTCAAATTGGCAAATAGGCTTATTTGCTAAGAGTTGGACAATAAGATTAAACCACTCTCACATCACAACTTTGTCGTTTTTACacttaaagttttgttttcttgttgccTTTGGGCCGATCCATGTAAGATGTCCCccacatttacagtttttatgctaagctaaaatAAATGTCTCCTGACTGTAGCTGCATATTCACCTGACAAATATGAGAGTGGTTGATCTTCCCATCTCAGCAAGAGAGCAAATCAGCGTATTTCCCAGAAAGACAAACTATTCCTTTTAACATTTGGAGCAGGTTGAGAATTAACCAATTcacaatttgtctttttctagATAGAAGTGTTCAGTGTGTCACCTTGTCGTGTGGTCCTTGTGATGAATATGATCTTCTATTCCTATGAAATTcaatgttgtgttgtgtgtacatgGCTCATTTTCAACAAAGTCTTGATCTGTCAGTTTGTCCCTCTGATTTTCAGAGAGTGCAGGAGGAGCTACGATCTCCAAAGGACAGGGAGCTAAAGCAGCCAAACCTGgtaaacatttgtcttttttttctttgaacatGAACTCATCTGAGAGCTGAAGGCCTGTCTCAAGATGAACTTTTCATGTCGTATCATCAGTTCACAATTTTATTTATCCAGTACTTCGGTTCCAAAACTGACACTGATGAAATATTTGCATGCCAACATGATGAACTCATCTTCCAAAAAGGTACAAACAGATTGGAAGAGTCCAAATATAAAGCAGCTTTTGTTAGTAGATTCAAACACAAAGTTTCAGGAACATCAATAACACAAACTCGTGTGTTTGGTGGTTGATTGTTTggttgtgtatttatgtttgtttgctttaaaatcttgatttttgcatgttttcatcgGTTTGCTAGACTGTGGACCGTCGGGAGTACCAAATGGACAATGGATGAAAATTCCACGACCTGGTAAACTAAGAGCACTCTATTTGAATACTGCTGATGTGTATGGCCTTTAAGCCACCATGTGACAAAATGATTAGCATAGTTTCAGTGGTCTAATAGCATACAAAAATGTGAATCTGTACTTTTACTACAcgacaatgtttttttgaattGAAGGAAGCAAAAACTTTATCCACTGATTGTAGATTTGTAACATTAGCTTCATCACTACCTTGATTTGAATATTAAACACAGCAAGTCAAACTAAGTGTACacattgttttgtcatttaagGTTATGGAGGTTATGGTAATGGAGGTGCTGGAGCATCCtctggcacaaacacaaaaggtaATTGTACACTAGAGACTCCGTTCATGAAATAACAATGTATTTTGCGTAGATACAAGAAtaattattgtttatattatttatgattgttttatttgttttgaggTCTTGGAGCAGGAGCCGGTCTTCCAAACGGATATGGTGGTAAACCAAACGGTAAATCTTCATTCTCAAACTTCATGTGTAGGACATGTTCACAGTGGAGCATTTTGCAGATGATAATTGAAGCCTGCGGCAGATTTCATCATTATGAAAATGCAAGAATAAATGCAGTGACTGCAATGTGATATTGTGTCACTGTTTAGGATACGGTGCCAGTGCGGGAGGATATTCAAACGGAGGCGGAGCTAAAGCAAACAAACCAGGTAATTGATTGTTTGAGCAGTTTTCTTCTGTTGTCATCAACTAGTTTCAGAACATACTGCTGAGACCTTTGAGTAAAGCACACATTTATCTAGGCACATAACATCTTTACTTTGATGATGTGCACTGACACAGACGAGAGAGTATAACGTCTGAAGTCCATGACGTAAAACTCATAATACTCCAATAATGCCACTGAAACTATTGAAATGAGAtggtaattatttatttatataactgtgttttactgtactaTAAAAGTGAAGGTAAAGGCCTTAATGAAGTTCCGTTTATTCAAAGGTTATGGAGCAGGAGCCTACCCTGTCCCTGGACTTATCAATGGATATGGAGCTGGTAATCTTTAatattaacataaacataatttaCAGGGTTAcaagtatgtgttttttttttcagtttcattcacATGTCATTAGATTTTCAAAGTACATTTGGTTTTATGTGTGCAGGATTTGGATATCCTTATGCAGGGAAACCTCAGCAACCTggtaagtcttttttttttttctttgttcatcttCATAAGGATCAggaataattcataataatttgAAGTGTGGAACGTGCTTTAATAATTGTTCTGTATGCTCTCAGGTTACGGACAAGGAGCTTACCTTGGAGCTGGATATGGAAATTCATATGGAGGTGCATTTCAAAAGGATAAGctttaaatattgtgttttaattcaACATGTAAGATGATAGGTTAGGCCTACAGTAGCTTTGTGAATTCTGATTTTAGACCATCAAAAGTTGAATTCTGTCATTTTCTTCAGGTAATACAGGTCTGGGTGAGGCAGGAAAGTCTAAATCAGGTAGGCTTCAGTGTTTACACTAACTTTATTAAAGAGTTCATAAATCAATATAACACATTGAGTCTATAAATTATATGATATATTCCTGCAGTTGCCACTGTGTTATTGTAGCCATTTAGCTCAGCCTACTACTTTAGTTTATGTTTGGTGACGATTTATGTCCTTTCTGCAGGGTATGGAAATGGTGCTGCTGTACAGCCTGACTATGCAAGTAAGTATCATTAGGacattttattcagaaaatCTCATTGGTAACAATTTCATTCATGTGaatgtcatttctgtttttttcaggtCTTGGCCAGGGTGTACCTGCTGCCAATGGCAAATCAGGTATGAGACAGGGAGCAAGTGAGGGAACACATGGGTGAAATATCAGACATAAATAGTGACACAGCAAAAATAATCCACCATCATCCAACCTACTGCTCATTCTGCAGGTGGGGCCAAACAGACTCCCTACAATGGCGCACCGATCGTTCCTGTTGGTTTAGATGGTAAGACAATGTCATcgtataaaaatatgattttaaaatgtgtgaacagTAAGATTTTACCAGTAAGCAGAATCATCTCtagtgaaaaaacagaaaagtaacaCTCATTGATATTGGGttacagaaatgtgttttgtgtccaaaaacagacataaatgtGAAAAAGGGGCAAAGTAagaaattaaaaactaaaataggATTGGTTGAAATTTAAAATGCTGGTATGGAGCACATTTTGAGCTCCGTGCCTTAGGCAGCAATAAATCATGTCAGTCTATTTTAGTGCATCTAAAGCAGCAACTAAGGAGTAACTCATAAAATTCGTTGAAATCATCTTGATATTTCAGGGCCAGTTTGTTGGACTATCAATGTGTTTGCCTTTTAACTTCACTAATATGATCATTCTGATTTCAGCCTTGGTCTCAATACTGTGAAGATGTTAGCAGCATATTCATCTCAAGGTGTAAAAGTCAACAGATGcattacacaaacatttcctttgTGCTCATGTAGGTGTGAGCCAGTTTGAGCCTCAGTCTGCTGGCCTTGGTCCAAATGCAAAATTGGGCAGCAAGTATGGTGGTATGTAGAACTGTGTCTTTCAAATCTGTAATACCACTTGGCGCagataagaaaacattttggtttgtatggtttttctctctcaagtGCTATTCTTTCCAAACTCCTTGTCCAACCATCATTGTTTGATTCTGCATTTCAAGAATGACACAGAAAGGACAAGAGTCCACCCCCGTTAGTTGCCCTTTTTTTGGCACCACTGGAGAAAATGATGTGCGTCTAACTCCAATCGAATGCTGCACACTATCCTTCGCCTGTCCTTTGTGCAATACTACTAATATGAAGGGCAGCTGCCATGCCCACCCACGCTCAGTGGTTGAGGGACATCATGTGCTGTCTAGGCCTTAAAAAAATCCGATGTAGATGTAACTCAGACAAGAAGTGTGAGGATCTTTCCTGAAATACAAATTGaacacttcttttcttttttgtctttctgttatACAGTCTGAGCCAGTCTATCAATTTCTAAACTCaccttcttttatttatttgattacttattcatctttctttttgttattctgTACAAAACCTGACTTCCAGCAAAGTCCTAAAATACTCCAGGAATGACTCTTTTGGAGTTCTGGCTTGTACATGGAGCTGATGAGGAGGAAAGGATTATTGAGATAAGACTGCAGGAAGTGCTTCTTTATCATAGATCTCTGCAAAACGCTGTAAATCGTTCTATATGTTTCACACTTTGCAAAATGTGGACATTGTGTAAAgaatgtttgtgtatttgtgcttaAATTAAAGGttaacacaaatatttaaaggacaaaacaatgtgaaatgCAAACACACCAGAACAAAAACTGTCTTCGATGTTACAGGAATGGGCGGTTTGCCTTTTGGTGGCCAGACACTTGGAATGGGCGCAGAGAAAACAAACGCCAAGTACGGTGAGTGCTTGTCGATCGTATCATTCCACTGTGAGGTAGCATGGGAAGTAAATTATACTGAACATTTATGGCTTTATGAGTTTCTGGCTAATAAAATCCTGCCTCACATCGATGTGCAGAACATGTGCCATTTAAAATAGAAATCATAAACTGGTTGAAGTGAGTTTATTTCTCACTCAGGTGCCAACCGACATTATTCTCTTCTCACTCGCTGCTCACTCTGATTTAGGCATTGGTGGGCTGCAGTTTGGTGGACAACCCCTCAGTACAGGGACGAATGGTGCAGGACATTATGGTATGTCTGTGTCTTATTATTGAATgctttcagtctgttttttgtgGACACTGTATGTAAGTCTTCATCAAAACTGTAAGTTAATTTATTTGTAATCTATGTGTGCTGATTGGATGTATAACCAAAGTTTCTGCTTATACTGTAAGGCTCATTATAACTCACAAAGAATCATTACAATCACGTGTGGCCAGTTTAATGAGTCCATGTTTCCCAACTGTTTGTCTCACCTATCTAGGTCGTTATGGTGGAAGCCCCTATGGTGACGGCAAATCATCTGGAAAATATGGTGAGTCATAGAACAAGCAGCATGTTGCATTTCAAAGTAATATGAAGTACCACAAGTaacatttaagtgtgtttgtccAAAGTGGAAAGCAAACCATCTAACCCTGACACACTGATGCACTGAACTACAAGCTAAAGCTGTTGatgatattaattaaaaatacttGCAGGTGGTCTTGGTGCAGGCACGGGAAGGGATGCTGCAACTGGAACATATGGTGAGCGTTTGCTGTGTCTTAGCAGCCATTCTAGAAATGCAGACTCTGTTTAGGGTCCATTTTGAGAGGTCATGTCATCATTATAAACtgttttccctccatctctgctcaGGATATGGTGGGTTCCCCAATGGTGGGCAACTTGTTGGTCTTGGCGGTAATGGAAATATACCTGGCAAATATGGTGAATTATTAACTTTTATTATCTGTAGtttatgatttgatttttacAAACAGTTCTTCTCTTTAaccttcctctttctctatgtcttcctctcttctgcAGGTTATGGAAGAATGCCTCATGAAGCTCAACCAGCTGGACTGAGCCCTGAAGCCAAATCTACTGGCAAATATGGTAATGACCTaaaaagtttcacattttactACTGGCAAATATGGTAATGACCTaaaaagtttcacattttatttgataattGCTCTATACTAAGTTAAGTTTAGCTGGTTGCTGAtagtagcttcatatttattatgCAAGAAGGCTAATAAAATATTGGAAACTGCTACCCTCCGTCCACCGGTAGCAAATCCACATAGCAggaattaacatgttatatcttgttaGTTTAGTCTGTACAggaaacaaagtgtaaaaaggACATATCACCATTTTATGAGGGTCATTCATGTGCTAGACCAGTGGACATGACAGGAAGTTATTCCTCAGCCCAGAGCCAAATGCAACAGTGATTTGTCTTCATGCTAAGATAAATTACCCAAGGAtgatttcccaaaatgtcgaaCATTTCTTTCAGTGATTTGTCCATGGAAAAGTAACCATACTTTTCTTCCAGGTCTGTCTGGCCTACAGTACCAGTCTGAATCTGTTGGACTTGGACAGAATGGAAAATTAACAGGCAAATACGGTAAGATTCAGCAAACATGACACCTACCTTCTAACTGTCGTTTGTTCATTTATTGGGTTTAacttctctttgtgtttgccAACTGCTAAGCTGGTGGCGACGTTCCCTATGCACCACAAACTCTTGGTTTTGGGAGTGAAGCAAAGTCTTCTGGAAAATATGGTAAATTCCATCATTTTATGTGTTCTTTTCATAACAATCatattctctctctgcatttaaTCCTGTTCACTAAATGGTTTCACGTCAATCTCTCAACAGATAACCAGGCGCAGCCCCTTGAATCTGCATCTGAAGGCAGATCTGGTGCAGAATATGGTATTTTGTCATTATTGCTTCTAATTACCTGACTAGTTGGAttagaaatgtgtaaataaattgtACATCCATCTATTTTTTTGCCTAGATACAGCTGGTTTACCTTATGAGCCCCTGCCTCTTGAGCCGGATTCAGCTGGAAAATCCTACGGTGAGTCAGGGAACTGTTTAATGTGGTAGTCTTTATTTCTGcatggttgtgttttttgtgtgtggctcCACTGCATTCAAGCAATGTTTCACTGTCACTTTCAGAAAATGTGGGCTATATAAATGGACAAGTGCAGCCAGAAGGTAAAACAAGGAACATGTTTCATCCCAGAATTTAGACAATAACACTGAAATCATAGTTTGCAGTGAtacagtttgtcttttctgctcTCCCTCCCTAGTTGTTGCATTTCCTGCAGCTCCCAATCCCAGCTCCACCCTTGCATACCCCTCTGACCCATCCTATCTGCCTGTGGAGTCCTCCTTTACACCTGATGTGGCGCCTGGTGCAGGTGTGGAAGACCTGCCTGATCCTGTGGGCACTGCCAGCCTCACCCTTGACTCCGCACCCGCTACAGGAATAGGGGGTGTGTTTGAGGCGCCTGAGCAACCTGATGACTCACTTCAACAACAGCTGCCACGTCAGATACACATTCAGCAGCATCTCAAGCTGCATTTTCACCAACAAGGCAAGTCCTGGGGAGGTTAAAGTACTGCTATTTTATTATCTAGATAAAAAATTCACTAAAGGTTGCACAATCTAAGGATAGCCGGATATAGCTGGCAGGGTGAGGACGTTTAGGTGTCATGTTGTAAACATGTATGATGTGCGAAAAGGAAGATTGTCTCCTCATAAGAACataactttttttcctttaaatacATTACTACACATGatttacattgtttacatttactgtatacTGAAGTCCTaagtcatgcattcatacattttatttcctgtttgctCGTGTTATTTCGAGTAATGACCTAAATaagttaatataaataaaatgtatgaatgcatgccAGAACTCCCCTTCAGGTTAGTTTATCGTAgccctgaaaaataaagaaatcaccCAGCAGATTTGGAACTCTGCAAgaatgtgaatgtttgtatttcccaaaatataaaattattcctttaaatttATCATGTTGAACATAAAAATCCAGGTAGGTGAATATAaatgagatagatagatatgaagTAAAGCGTGTGCATAACagcattgtttcttttctttcttttcaggaGCAAAAAATGGCAAATATGATTTGAATGGCTTCCTTGGAAATAGTGGCTATCAAGGTGACTGAccgagataaaaaaaaaaaaaaactgacatgatTTTCAGTTTGTTATATTTTTCTCAGCCATCCTACTCATGTATTTACTGCATTGTTTTCTCCACACAGGTTAACCCCGCCGACAACGACAAGCATAATCTCTATTTCTGCCGTTGTATATTATTTTTGGTTGTACCCTAATTgtatattatttttgtgtttgtaagtcTAGCGTAAAGACAACATTTAGACATTGCTGAGTTGTTAGGTTTTCTGTTTATGTActgtattatgtatattttaatgCCTTAACCGTTTTTGTCCTGCACTTACTGTTCGCTGTACAAGCAAAGAATTTTGTTTGGATCAGCCAGTTTTGCCTGATGTTATCAACTCAAAAATAATCCTGTAAAACTAATTTATTTTGCATGGGAAAGGGTTTTTTACTACTTGTAGCAAGCATCAATTTATGATTGTACAGTATTTGATTGAATAAAACCATCACTGAATACCAACAGTGGAAAGCTTTCTTCCCCAGATCGGTTAtgcatgcacataaacaaacatgggGAATAGGAACAGTCAGTAATAACATAATGGGAAATAAAGAATACATTCACCATGACTTTGAGGTGTGAACTAGTTATGAGGCATGACAAGGAGCAGCTGCTGTAGTGCATTTGGCTTTTTGTGAGGATTACTCCAGCTTAGGGATAAGAACACTTTGCTGATTGGTCCAACTGAAAGCATGCCACTTTGCCAGTTCAACAGGTTGCTTGCTTGGAATTACACCTGTCCAATGATGGGTTCAAGTACCAGAATTTCCGGCTAGTTGTGGTCATGACTGTGCCACAGAGTACAGAGCGAGCGTGCCCTGGTTTAGGATGTAAATAGTGAGGAACCTGCGCCGTCAACTAAATGTAAGGAAGTTGTGATGGTGCTTTACAAAGGACCGCGGCTGCTGGACTTTGCAAAGACTCCTACGCACCTTCAGTTCAACAAATATGTCCTGACAGGTTACAGACCTGTGTCCACGGTTCAGGAGTGCCTCTGGAGCCTCTTCTACATGCACAATGAGCTGGGGAACATTTACACCCATGGTAAGTCCAGAAATCGAGTGTGCATTGGCCTCTGATTGCCTTGCTGTTCTTCATCAAGGAATGCACTCTAGTAAGTAGTCAGTCTTATAGTCTTAGTATAGTAAAATATATCTTCAATGTTTGTCGTCTTTTATCCATTTAACTCATGCTGTGTATGTACAACCAAAACAGGACACACATATCGACTACTCTCACTTATGGCCAATTACAAGCATACTTGCCAAGAGTGTGTAATGAGGATATGGGGTATTAACTGTAATCTGTCCCGGGAATCCCTGCCCTGGAAATATCCTACTGTTAACAAGGTCTTTAAAGGTGTGTAGTTAGCTGACACTTTGCTGTAACTGCCCATATGTACATCAGGTGAAATGCATCCTATAGCTATTTAGACATTTGTGTGGagaataatgaaaatatgtaaattataaaatgtgttCTTTTGATATGAGATTTACAAATCAAACCTGATTTTAAGTTGTACGCACAAGCAAAGATGGAAATGTAACGCATGCATACTTTGAAACACCTTGAACTGTTGAGGGCATCTTCTCCATGCTCCATTTTCACCTTGGCTAACCCATAAGTTCATTAAGACTAACACTCTTACGAAGGGGAAGCAAAGGGCATAAGCTTCAGTGTGTTGCTCGGGTTTCCTCATGCACGTAGTCCACGTTTCATGTTGTTCCTcctaataaagaaacaaatacagGAACCACACACAGGCAATCTAATTCCTCATTTTGCTCTGCATAAGGTGAAATTTAATTGAACTTGCTTACTATGAAAACAGATCATAAACCTACAACATGCAGGCAGCATCAGCCCTACAAACCCGCAAACCTTTGGTCATACTGAATGAGTAACTGTCTCTAACAATAAAATACTCGTATgaccattcattttaatttcttcCTTTAACTCTTCTCATCTTGTTTCTCCCCtatcctcttttcttttccaactTCCAATTCTCCGCTCACCTCAGGCAtcccctttttccttttcttggtGCTGCTGCCTTTTAGTATCCCCTGGATGGAAGTGGACAGCTTCTGGATCTGTGTGGTCCACTACCTGGCCTGCCTCTGCCCCACCATAGGCTCTGTGGTCTACCATGTGTTCATGAACCATGTGGGAGGCGAACATGTGTACGACACCCTTCTCTCCCTGGATATGTTTGGGGTTTGCCTAGTTAACACCCTGGGTAGGTCGTTGATGCtatgttgtctgtttttacctAAAATTTTTAGATTTGTCACTGAGTGCAACGTCTTAAGTCCAAGTCACAACAAAATCATCTTTACTCTATACTTTCTGGAGCTTTAAACCACAGTCTTCATTGGTTTATGGAGCTGGCTCAGTTGTCACTACATGATAGAAAGAAAGCTTGAAACAAGCTAGTGGACTAGTGGAAGGTTCTGTCAGCCTACTTTTGCCAAAGTCAGGAATAAACTTTCACACCAGTGTTTTTTACATCTGTTGAGGAAAGTCAAATCTTCataaacaaattacaaatattTCTCATCTCTCAACTGTTGACCATTAAAACGACGAT
The nucleotide sequence above comes from Larimichthys crocea isolate SSNF chromosome XVI, L_crocea_2.0, whole genome shotgun sequence. Encoded proteins:
- the cmn gene encoding calymmin isoform X2: MMGQLLLQSVVILWLVQTAHTGGYSAASGVSNGHGPQPNGGRPQNGGGIGRMLMPSKGVGQAMGAQNGYGGYPTKGVGYGAAAGVANGGGVKGYGATAGVNNGQGGQQQGYGAQAGPTNGQQIKGNGYGAQAGVYGGQGTKGNGYGAAAGVSNGNGAKINGYGAQAGGYGGQGTKGNGYGAPAAGAPNGNGGRTNGYGAAAGVLGGNGAKPNGGNPAVLPGGNGAKSNGYGAQAGPTNGQQIKGNGYGAQAGAYAGQGTKGNGYGAAAGVSNGNGAKINGQGAAAGPSSGNGARPNGQGGAGSKPMKGYGRPPYGAGIGIGASRGLGVPQLARNQRMQAYGGNGYGAQPMGGYNGGYGSAGLGLGSRYGNGGMKGPKPGNGAAAGVSNGQGAKPNGYAGARAPNGNGALPNGYGYPSGGANKPAKSGYGNGYGAKPNGYGATRGGAMRPQPAQGYGNGAVPNGYGTKPNGYGAAAGAGAGVPKSYGAKPNGNGVRNGATLGGYGVPAGYGGPNRGLKPQTTKGVGAVSPGEGYSGPAGVPNGHLANTGYGMMPNGKGAGASNGKGLKGGVLSLEQPSAAPVEGATPQQATRGAAPAAPEPTSGILVMVTQEKYQKLPSPVPQGKSYKQTPLIPQATPEPAPALPQGKALKPAPEPTPEPASMGSRAATSGSASGVLQVNPAPEPAAALPQESAGGATISKGQGAKAAKPDCGPSGVPNGQWMKIPRPGYGGYGNGGAGASSGTNTKGLGAGAGLPNGYGGKPNGYGASAGGYSNGGGAKANKPGYGAGAYPVPGLINGYGAGFGYPYAGKPQQPGYGQGAYLGAGYGNSYGGNTGLGEAGKSKSGYGNGAAVQPDYASLGQGVPAANGKSGGAKQTPYNGAPIVPVGLDGVSQFEPQSAGLGPNAKLGSKYGGMGGLPFGGQTLGMGAEKTNAKYGIGGLQFGGQPLSTGTNGAGHYGRYGGSPYGDGKSSGKYGGLGAGTGRDAATGTYGYGGFPNGGQLVGLGGNGNIPGKYGYGRMPHEAQPAGLSPEAKSTGKYGLSGLQYQSESVGLGQNGKLTGKYAGGDVPYAPQTLGFGSEAKSSGKYDNQAQPLESASEGRSGAEYDTAGLPYEPLPLEPDSAGKSYENVGYINGQVQPEVVAFPAAPNPSSTLAYPSDPSYLPVESSFTPDVAPGAGVEDLPDPVGTASLTLDSAPATGIGGVFEAPEQPDDSLQQQLPRQIHIQQHLKLHFHQQGAKNGKYDLNGFLGNSGYQG